The Medicago truncatula cultivar Jemalong A17 chromosome 4, MtrunA17r5.0-ANR, whole genome shotgun sequence genome includes a region encoding these proteins:
- the LOC25491447 gene encoding dnaJ homolog subfamily B member 1: MGVDYYKVLQIDRNAKDDDLKKAYRKLAMKWHPDKNPNNKKDAEAKFKTISEAYDVLSDPQKRAVYDQYGEEGLKGQMPPPGAGGFSDGGDGGPTMFRFNPRSADDIFSEFFGFQRPFGGGMGDMGGHPGASGFPRGMFRDDLFSSFRNSAGEGSANVMRKSAPIERTLPCSLEDLYKGTTKKMKISRDVTDSSGKPTTVEEILTIEIKPGWKKGTKITFPEKGNEQRGLIPADLVFIIDEKPHTVFKRDGNDLVVTQKISLVEALTGYTAQITTLDGRNLTVPVNTIISPSYEEVIKGEGMPIPKEPSKKGNLRVKFNVKFPSRLTSEQKTGIKRLLTSS; the protein is encoded by the exons ATGGGTGTAGATTACTATAAAGTCCTTCAGATAGATCGAAATGCAAAAGATGATGATCTCAAGAAAGCTTATCGGAAACTTGCTATGAAATGGCATCCTGATAAGAACCCTAATAACAAGAAAGATGCTGAAGCCAAATTCAAGACAATCTCTGAAGCTTatgat GTTTTGAGTGATCCACAAAAGAGAGCTGTGTATGATCAATATGGTGAGGAGGGGTTGAAGGGGCAGATGCCTCCCCCAGGTGCAGGTGGGTTTTCTGACGGTGGTGATGGTGGGCCGACGATGTTCCGTTTCAACCCGAGAAGTGCAGATGACATATTTTCCGAGTTCTTCGGGTTTCAAAGACCATTTGGCGGTGGAATGGGTGATATGGGTGGTCATCCTGGTGCATCTGGCTTTCCGAGGGGAATGTTTAGGGATGaccttttctcttcttttagGAATTCGGCCGGTGAAGGATCTGCCAATGTGATGAGAAAAAGTGCACCGATTGAGAGAACATTGCCTTgcagtttggaggatttgtatAAAGGGACCaccaaaaaaatgaagatttccAGGGATGTTACTGATTCTAGTGG GAAGCCTACTACAGTTGAGGAAATTCTAACAATTGAGATCAAGCCAGGTTGGAAGAAAGGAACAAAGATTACTTTTCCGGAGAAGGGAAATGAACAGAGAGGACTTATACCTGCAGACCTTGTTTTTATTATCGACGAGAAGCCTCATACTGTCTTCAAGAGGGATGGCAATGATCTTGTTGTTACGCAGAAGATCTCTCTTGTAGAAGCTCTGACAGGTTACACTGCACAAATAACTACCCTTGATGGGAGGAATCTTACGGTCCCCGTCAACACCATCATTAGTCCATCTTATGAAGAAGTTATTAAAGGAGAGGGTATGCCAATTCCTAAGGAACCTTCCAAAAAGGGAAACTTGAGAGTCAAGTTCAACGTCAAGTTTCCATCGAGACTTACATCAGAGCAGAAGACCGGCATCAAGCGATTATTGACATCTTCGTAA